In Saccharicrinis fermentans DSM 9555 = JCM 21142, a genomic segment contains:
- a CDS encoding multiheme c-type cytochrome — protein MENRTKIERISLIAIIVAIVSVPTYTVIRTYSQNETETANKAHYVGRETCIECHMNEYNEWLGSDHDKAMDHANDSTVLGDFNNKSIEYNGMTHRFYKRDGRFFVETDGESGQLEEFEIKYTFGYYPLQQYLVEFDKGRLQTLPLTWNSKDSVWYHMADEIYKDEMIESDNWLHWTNQAQNWNGMCADCHSTNLVKGYDVETDSYHTTWSEIDVSCEACHGPASEHLKWAAKAEYARSDNDNYGLVVQTSGIDNKQYVDLCVRCHTRRGSISDFEHSPDIYNHTIPNLPTGENYHIDGQILSEDYVYGSFTQSKMYMRDVKCNDCHNVHSTKRLFEDNRLCTQCHRADDYDTYNHHFHKGYGEDGEAVIADDGVKFEVGDGTRCINCHMPAQFYMGVDYRNDHSIRIPRPDLTKEIGTPNACNQCHADKSTDWAIKYVNKWHGEGRPSQYGTVFKEAQSGSQEGFDGLVHIYNDEVYPEIVRAIAIQMLGSNYQSKAKNILIEALHSFNGHIRFNALQNLMVDDQKSLNAVFDLLNDQTKAIRIECASKLSGLPKDQIPAKYKKSLDKAKKEYLEALKYSADFPTGKFNLANYYYNNQEIDKAEKFYKKALEQDNKLHTIKINLALLYNSKGEPKKAELLLKDYLKHMPEDGNTMFTYALFLSEQKRYDESMTWLLKASKYSPNNPRIFYNIAMMYDFRNNMKDAETYLQKAVEINPADISYYMGMLNLYIKYQQTDKTKNTAKEILEKFPNIPDKEHIEAILKQ, from the coding sequence ATGGAGAATCGCACTAAAATAGAACGTATAAGCCTTATCGCCATTATTGTGGCAATCGTATCTGTCCCCACATATACAGTCATCCGCACTTATAGTCAAAACGAAACAGAAACTGCGAATAAGGCTCATTATGTAGGTAGGGAGACTTGTATCGAATGTCACATGAATGAATATAACGAATGGTTAGGATCCGATCACGATAAAGCCATGGATCATGCCAATGACTCAACTGTGCTAGGCGACTTTAATAATAAGTCCATAGAATACAACGGTATGACCCATCGGTTCTATAAACGCGATGGTCGTTTCTTCGTGGAGACAGACGGGGAATCGGGTCAACTAGAAGAGTTTGAAATCAAATACACTTTTGGCTATTATCCTCTCCAACAATATCTGGTGGAATTTGACAAGGGCAGACTCCAAACCCTACCACTCACATGGAATTCTAAAGACAGTGTTTGGTACCATATGGCCGACGAAATATACAAGGACGAGATGATAGAAAGCGATAACTGGTTACACTGGACCAATCAGGCACAAAATTGGAACGGTATGTGTGCCGACTGTCATTCCACCAATTTAGTAAAAGGGTATGATGTTGAGACCGATTCATACCACACTACCTGGAGCGAGATTGATGTAAGCTGCGAAGCCTGTCATGGTCCGGCATCTGAACACCTCAAATGGGCTGCCAAAGCCGAATATGCTCGTAGTGATAACGACAACTACGGTCTGGTAGTACAGACCAGCGGGATAGACAACAAACAATATGTAGATTTATGTGTAAGATGTCACACCCGACGAGGCTCCATTTCTGACTTTGAGCACAGTCCGGATATATATAACCATACCATACCGAACCTCCCTACTGGAGAAAATTATCATATCGACGGTCAGATTTTAAGTGAGGATTATGTGTATGGCTCATTTACACAAAGCAAAATGTACATGCGAGATGTCAAATGTAATGATTGCCATAATGTACATAGCACCAAACGACTATTTGAAGACAACAGGCTCTGTACTCAATGTCACCGTGCTGATGATTATGACACCTATAACCATCACTTCCATAAAGGATATGGAGAAGATGGAGAGGCCGTAATAGCAGATGATGGTGTTAAATTTGAGGTAGGAGATGGAACCAGATGTATCAACTGCCATATGCCAGCTCAGTTTTATATGGGTGTAGATTACAGAAACGATCATAGCATACGTATTCCAAGACCCGATTTAACCAAAGAAATAGGCACACCCAATGCATGTAATCAATGCCATGCAGATAAATCCACCGATTGGGCTATCAAGTATGTAAACAAATGGCATGGCGAAGGCAGACCTTCACAATATGGTACAGTCTTTAAAGAAGCACAATCTGGAAGTCAGGAAGGATTCGACGGCCTGGTGCATATATACAACGATGAAGTCTATCCAGAAATAGTACGAGCCATTGCCATACAAATGCTAGGGTCAAACTATCAAAGTAAGGCCAAGAATATACTCATAGAAGCCTTACATAGTTTCAACGGACACATCCGCTTTAATGCGCTACAAAACCTGATGGTTGACGACCAAAAATCGTTGAATGCTGTATTTGATCTATTAAACGATCAGACCAAAGCCATCAGAATAGAATGCGCCTCTAAACTAAGCGGATTACCCAAAGACCAGATACCAGCCAAGTATAAAAAAAGTTTAGATAAAGCTAAGAAAGAATACCTGGAGGCACTAAAATACAGTGCTGATTTCCCAACAGGCAAATTTAACCTGGCTAACTATTACTACAACAACCAAGAAATTGACAAGGCAGAGAAATTTTACAAAAAAGCCTTAGAACAAGATAATAAGTTGCACACCATAAAGATAAACTTGGCTCTGTTATATAATAGCAAAGGAGAACCTAAGAAGGCGGAGTTACTATTAAAAGACTATCTAAAACACATGCCTGAAGATGGAAATACCATGTTTACCTATGCACTATTTTTATCGGAACAAAAAAGGTATGACGAATCCATGACATGGCTCCTAAAGGCATCGAAATATTCTCCGAATAATCCACGCATCTTTTATAATATTGCCATGATGTATGATTTTAGAAATAATATGAAAGATGCGGAGACCTATTTACAAAAAGCGGTTGAGATCAATCCTGCTGATATAAGTTATTACATGGGAATGCTTAACCTGTATATTAAATATCAACAAACTGACAAAACCAAAAATACGGCAAAAGAAATCTTGGAAAAATTCCCCAACATACCTGACAAAGAGCATATTGAAGCTATATTAAAGCAATAA
- a CDS encoding QcrA and Rieske domain-containing protein codes for MAIASVEAFFIIKGGVSKVEQANAKKELFNAGKVDSFHKNKTYPFSTGHFFLRRFEDGGFLAMSVKCTHLGCVVNSNLETGGFNCPCHRSQFNRFGEVLAAPATRPLDIFPIVIKNGEILIDTNKAVKRTSFEKSQLTYA; via the coding sequence GTGGCAATTGCATCAGTAGAAGCCTTTTTTATCATCAAAGGAGGTGTAAGTAAAGTAGAGCAAGCCAATGCTAAAAAAGAACTATTCAATGCGGGAAAAGTGGATTCTTTTCATAAAAACAAAACTTATCCTTTTAGCACAGGGCATTTTTTTCTACGGAGATTTGAAGACGGAGGTTTCTTGGCCATGTCTGTTAAATGTACGCACCTAGGCTGCGTAGTTAACTCCAACCTAGAAACAGGAGGCTTTAACTGTCCATGCCACAGATCGCAATTTAATCGTTTTGGAGAAGTGTTGGCTGCCCCGGCAACACGCCCACTGGATATTTTTCCTATTGTTATTAAAAACGGCGAAATACTAATAGACACCAATAAAGCAGTCAAGCGTACCTCATTTGAAAAATCACAGTTAACATACGCATAA